Proteins encoded by one window of Brienomyrus brachyistius isolate T26 chromosome 1, BBRACH_0.4, whole genome shotgun sequence:
- the LOC125749998 gene encoding neuronal membrane glycoprotein M6-b isoform X3, with protein MKPAMETTAEENQELKQEKRGCFECCIKCLGGVPYASLVATILCFSGVALFCGCGHVALTGTVTILENNFSTSPSDHALLTHVVQLMQYVIYGIASFFFLYGIILLAEGFYTTSAVKELHSEFKTTICGRCISGMFVFLTYILGVAWLGVFGFSAVPVFVFYNMWSTCAAMRSPGANITSIDSICVDVRQYGVISWNATPGKVCGSALGDICNTSEFYLSYHLYIVACAGAGATVIALLIYMMAATYNFAVLKFKSREDCCTKF; from the exons GTTGCTTCGAGTGCTGCATCAAATGCTTGGGCGGCGTCCCCTACGCCTCCCTGGTGGCCACCATCCTGTGCTTCTCGGGCGTGGCGCTGTTCTGCGGCTGTGGCCACGTGGCGCTCACCGGCACTGTCACCATCCTGGAAAATAACTTCTCCACTTCGCCCAGTGATCACGCTCTCTTGACTCACGT ggTCCAGCTGATGCAGTACGTCATCTATGGCATTGCCTCCTTCTTCTTCCTCTACGGCATCATCCTGCTGGCTGAGGGATTCTACACCACCAGTGCTGTGAAGGAGCTACACAGCGAGTTCAAGACCACCATCTGTGGGCGTTGCATTAGTGGCATG TTCGTGTTTCTGACCTACATCCTGGGCGTGGCCTGGCTTGGCGTCTTCGGGTTCTCGGCGGTGCCTGTCTTTGTCTTCTACAACATGTGGTCCACCTGTGCTGCCATGAGGTCCCCGGGGGCCAACATCACCTCCATTGACTCCATCTGCGTGGACGTCCGTCAGTACG GCGTAATCTCCTGGAATGCTACACCCGGGAAGGTGTGCGGCTCTGCTCTGGGCGACATCTGCAACACCAGCGAG TTCTACCTGTCTTACCACCTGTACATCGTGGCGTGCGCAGGGGCGGGGGCCACTGTCATCGCACTG CTGATCTACATGATGGCTGCCACTTATAATTTCGCTGTCTTGAAGTTTAAGAGTCGGGAAGACTGCTGCACTAAATTCTAA
- the LOC125749998 gene encoding neuronal membrane glycoprotein M6-b isoform X2 has translation MGCFECCIKCLGGVPYASLVATILCFSGVALFCGCGHVALTGTVTILENNFSTSPSDHALLTHVVQLMQYVIYGIASFFFLYGIILLAEGFYTTSAVKELHSEFKTTICGRCISGMFVFLTYILGVAWLGVFGFSAVPVFVFYNMWSTCAAMRSPGANITSIDSICVDVRQYGVISWNATPGKVCGSALGDICNTSEFYLSYHLYIVACAGAGATVIALIHFLMVLSANWAYLKDASHMHAYQDIKTKEEQELQDIQSRSKECLNSYS, from the exons GTTGCTTCGAGTGCTGCATCAAATGCTTGGGCGGCGTCCCCTACGCCTCCCTGGTGGCCACCATCCTGTGCTTCTCGGGCGTGGCGCTGTTCTGCGGCTGTGGCCACGTGGCGCTCACCGGCACTGTCACCATCCTGGAAAATAACTTCTCCACTTCGCCCAGTGATCACGCTCTCTTGACTCACGT ggTCCAGCTGATGCAGTACGTCATCTATGGCATTGCCTCCTTCTTCTTCCTCTACGGCATCATCCTGCTGGCTGAGGGATTCTACACCACCAGTGCTGTGAAGGAGCTACACAGCGAGTTCAAGACCACCATCTGTGGGCGTTGCATTAGTGGCATG TTCGTGTTTCTGACCTACATCCTGGGCGTGGCCTGGCTTGGCGTCTTCGGGTTCTCGGCGGTGCCTGTCTTTGTCTTCTACAACATGTGGTCCACCTGTGCTGCCATGAGGTCCCCGGGGGCCAACATCACCTCCATTGACTCCATCTGCGTGGACGTCCGTCAGTACG GCGTAATCTCCTGGAATGCTACACCCGGGAAGGTGTGCGGCTCTGCTCTGGGCGACATCTGCAACACCAGCGAG TTCTACCTGTCTTACCACCTGTACATCGTGGCGTGCGCAGGGGCGGGGGCCACTGTCATCGCACTG ATCCATTTCCTCATGGTCCTCTCCGCCAACTGGGCCTACCTTAAGGACGCGAGTCACATGCATGCGTACCAGGACATCAAAAccaaggaggagcaggagctgcAAGACATCCAGTCCCGCTCCAAGGAATGCCTCAATTCCTACTCATAA
- the ofd1 gene encoding oral-facial-digital syndrome 1 protein homolog, with product MSAVKEDVISPDEMRKRLYQTFKNRGVADALKTQLRNQLIHELKHPEFGGDRKPSPLPTKADSVMMTASNSLVLDHLEKAGYEYTLSVFYPESGMAKDRVFSTKDLLRLLKISPQSAFYKSLTSGMQNDATYHKGFLMQLLTELTDHHMHQECRDADTQTGCGPHYRESLVEKFQMIEDEYAALRQQGSRWKSLEGKTLEHRREIESQLQAEMDAKLQHFKEVEVAKIKLEEKEKTHKEVQELRREMERTYEKKCEGLMSREQHAIERLQKQQEIEERDLYKQRQALLSEIEAVRSREAELRLTKEAFEKMCKLHEEKNRSSEELLRRRELAVKTLEDTYDQKLKNELTRYQLELKEEYLRRTEKLAKDEERVKAEAACLQRDLASVDTKAEEHRQACAALSHLKVEVDTVLAQNALLTREKEELQGRLDSVSDYVELRRDRAELRTQMGLVRRQLEQLQEENRQLREEMSQPSKVQLAMQVELHRVEEARKLEEEEFESQKQLLQMQLQAEVERNGQLQGHLSECQERAQWMSAHVEEIKLQLRQTQLALENEVLRNPKPSLVDRSVLELSADKLVPPDIYMDGLTARRREARAGVAEACRRWPLRARSASPDPDAELVAGAKARIRELEKEAETLEEAYRKYQQRATRLAVAGLQVPRARSPQLKAHSFGSGPPPAPQPRVTFAEDGPLARSLLPEFVSAKLLESLDFREERAAGEQTPPGCSDTPPRRLSSTPLSVAKRDLPRETVEDTRGSPMMFSSLSPTRQLSPIPRGRAVELSPPGSPPLRSTAREPYSSPTAQQSDSSSGSSPHPEKISLQDLTEPPQEPSRIPELLQDERDHLSPGASEAQRISPPGAVGRREEAAPHILDGQSTQIPVRQEEEEEEEEDDDRGVKWELEGQIREERWRQEDLESLERPEEQRLLEEGGMSQEWSTKGDKTTKQEGEVADTVSKSSETSPTLDPLAKYMRIVMQGKEAETDQHPGKDEAGGGSLAADILSDDKDNSIIAFSQDEADDDFW from the exons ATGTCTGCGGTTAAAGAGGATGTAATTTCCCCGGACGAGATGAGAAAAAGGCTGTACCAGACTTTTAAAAATCGCGGGGTTGCGGACGCTCTGAAG ACCCAGCTTCGCAATCAGTTGATCCATGAACTGAAGCATCCAGAATTTGGTGGAGACAGAAAGCCCAGTCCACTTCCAACTAAAGCTGACTCGGTCATGATGACCGCATCTAACAGCTTGGTGCTGGACCACTTGGAAAAGGCAGGCTATGAGTACACACTGTCTGTCTTCTACCCTGAGAGTGGCATGGCCAAAGACAGG GTGTTTTCGACAAAAGATCTTCTTCGGCTACTGAAAATCAGTCCGCAGTCTGCCTTCTACAAATCTCTG ACCTCAGGTATGCAGAATGATGCCACATACCACAAAG GTTTTCTGATGCAGTTGCTGACAGAGCTGACAGACCACCACATGCACCAAGAATGCCGTGATGCTGATACTCAGACAGGTTGTGGTCCACACTATAGAGAATCACTTG TTGAGAAGTTTCAGATGATCGAGGATGAGTACGCGGCCCTCCGTCAGCAAGGAAGTAGGTGGAAGTCTCTGGAGGGAAAGACGCTTGAGCACCGGAGGGAGATCGAATCTCAGCTTCAGGCAGAGATGGATGCTAAA CTTCAGCATTTTAAAGAAGTGGAGGTGGCCAAAATTAAGCTagaggagaaggagaagacTCACAAGGAGGTCCAGGAGCTGAGGAGAGAGATGGAAAGGACCTACGAGAAGaagtgtgaggggctgatgagCAGAGAGCAACATGCCATTGAGAGACTACAGAAGCAGCAGGAG ATAGAAGAGAGGGATCTCTACAAGCAGAGACAGGCCCTGTTGTCTGAAATCGAGGCTGTTCGGAGCAGAGAGGCTGAGCTGAGACTCACAAAAGAAGCTTTTGAAAA GATGTGTAAATTACACGAAGAAAAGAACAGGAGCTCTGAGGAGCTTCTCAGACGTAGAGAGCTTGCGGTGAAGACCCTGGAGGACACCTACGACCAGAAGCTGAAGAATGAGCTAACCAG GTATCAACTGGAGCTGAAAGAGGAGTATCTCAGGAGGACGGAAAAGCTTGCGAAAGATGAGGAAAGAGTCAAAG CGGAGGCTGCTTGCCTGCAGAGGGACCTGGCCTCTGTGGACACTAAGGCAGAGGAGCACAGGCAGGCCTGCGCCGCGCTGAGCCACCTCAAG GTGGAGGTGGACACAGTGCtggcccagaatgcactgctgaCTCGGGAGAAGGAGGAACTGCAGGGGAGGCTGGATTCCGTCAGTGACTACGTGGAGCTGAGGAGGGACCGGGCCGAGCTGCGGACCCAGATGGGGCTGGTCAGGAGGCAGCTGGAGCAGCTGCAGGAGGAGAACCGGCAGCTCAGAGAAG AGATGAGCCAACCCTCAAAAGTGCAGCTGGCTATGCAGGTGGAGCTGCACCGGGTGGAGGAAGCCAGgaagctggaggaggaggagttcgAGAGCCAGAAGCAGCTGCTGCAGATGCAGCTCCAGGCAGAG GTGGAGCGTAACGGGCAGCTGCAAGGCCACCTCTCGGAGTGCCAGGAGAGGGCGCAGTGGATGAGCGCACACGTGGAGGAGATCAAGCTGCAGCTCCGGCAGACGCAGCTAG CCCTGGAAAATGAAGTTCTGCGCAACCCCAAGCCCTCGCTGGTGGACCGTTCTGTGCTGGAGCTCAGCGCCGACAAGCTGGTGCCACCCGACATCTACATGGATGGTCTAACCGCAAGGAGGCGGGAGGCCCGCGCTGGGGTCGCAGAAGCCTGTCGGCGTTGGCCCCTGCGAGCCCGCAGCGCCTCCCCAGACCCCGACGCCGAGCTGGTGGCCGGTGCCAAAGCCCGCATCCGGGAGCTGGAGAAGGAAGCGGAGACTCTGGAGGAGGCCTACAGAAAGTACCAGCAGAGGGCGACGCGCTTGGCTGTCGCTGGCCTCCAGGTCCCCCGGGCACGCTCTCCCCAGCTGAAAGCACACAGCTTCGGCTCCGGGCCCCCGCCTGCCCCCCAGCCCAGAGTGACCTTTGCCGAGGATGGGCCGCTCGCTCGCAGCCTCCTCCCTGAGTTTGTCAGTGCCAAGCTGCTGGAGTCTCTGGACTTCAGAGAGGAGCGGGCAGCTGGGGAGCAAACACCACCAGGGTGCAGTGATACTCCCCCCAGGCGCCTGTCCTCTACCCCCCTGTCTGTCGCCAAACGGGATCTTCCCAGGGAGACTGTGGAAG ATACCCGGGGCTCCCCCATGATGTTCAGCAGCCTGTCGCCGACACGGCAGCTCTCCCCCATCCCCCGGGGGCGGGCAGTGGAGCTGAGCCCACCGGGGAGTCCCCCTCTGAGGAGTACAGCACGAGAGCCCTACAG ctcACCAACAGCACAGCAGAGTGACTCTAGCTCAGGTTCCTCCCCTCATCCGGAGAAAATATCCCTGCAGGACCTGACAGAGCCCCCTCAAG AGCCCAGCCGCATTCCTGAGCTTCTCCAGGACGAACGGGACCATCTGTCCCCCGGGGCCTCAGAGGCCCAAAGGATCAGCCCGccgggggcagtggggaggcgGGAGGAGGCTGCGCCCCATATCcttg ATGGCCAATCTACTCAGATCCCAGTACgacaagaggaggaggaggaggaggaggaggatgatgatAGAGGCGTGAAGTGGGAGCTGGAGGGCCAGATCAGAGAAGAGAGGTGGAGACAGGAGGACTTGGAGTCCCTCGAGAGACCAGAAGAGCAGAGG TTGCTTGAGGAAGGGGGCATGTCCCAGGAGTGGAGCACCAAGGGGGACAAAACAACCAAACAGGAGGGTGAGGTTGCAGATACCGTCTCCAAAAGCTCAGAAACCAGCCCCACCCTGGATCCTCTGGCGAAGTACATGAGGATAGTCATGCAAGGGAAGGAGGCAGAGACTGATCAG CATCCGGGCAAGGATGAAGCAGGAGGAGGAAGTCTGGCGGCAGACATCCTCTCTGACGATAAAGACAACAG CATCATCGCTTTCTCCCAGGATGAAGCTGATGACGATTTCTGGTGA
- the LOC125749998 gene encoding neuronal membrane glycoprotein M6-b isoform X1 codes for MKPAMETTAEENQELKQEKRGCFECCIKCLGGVPYASLVATILCFSGVALFCGCGHVALTGTVTILENNFSTSPSDHALLTHVVQLMQYVIYGIASFFFLYGIILLAEGFYTTSAVKELHSEFKTTICGRCISGMFVFLTYILGVAWLGVFGFSAVPVFVFYNMWSTCAAMRSPGANITSIDSICVDVRQYGVISWNATPGKVCGSALGDICNTSEFYLSYHLYIVACAGAGATVIALIHFLMVLSANWAYLKDASHMHAYQDIKTKEEQELQDIQSRSKECLNSYS; via the exons GTTGCTTCGAGTGCTGCATCAAATGCTTGGGCGGCGTCCCCTACGCCTCCCTGGTGGCCACCATCCTGTGCTTCTCGGGCGTGGCGCTGTTCTGCGGCTGTGGCCACGTGGCGCTCACCGGCACTGTCACCATCCTGGAAAATAACTTCTCCACTTCGCCCAGTGATCACGCTCTCTTGACTCACGT ggTCCAGCTGATGCAGTACGTCATCTATGGCATTGCCTCCTTCTTCTTCCTCTACGGCATCATCCTGCTGGCTGAGGGATTCTACACCACCAGTGCTGTGAAGGAGCTACACAGCGAGTTCAAGACCACCATCTGTGGGCGTTGCATTAGTGGCATG TTCGTGTTTCTGACCTACATCCTGGGCGTGGCCTGGCTTGGCGTCTTCGGGTTCTCGGCGGTGCCTGTCTTTGTCTTCTACAACATGTGGTCCACCTGTGCTGCCATGAGGTCCCCGGGGGCCAACATCACCTCCATTGACTCCATCTGCGTGGACGTCCGTCAGTACG GCGTAATCTCCTGGAATGCTACACCCGGGAAGGTGTGCGGCTCTGCTCTGGGCGACATCTGCAACACCAGCGAG TTCTACCTGTCTTACCACCTGTACATCGTGGCGTGCGCAGGGGCGGGGGCCACTGTCATCGCACTG ATCCATTTCCTCATGGTCCTCTCCGCCAACTGGGCCTACCTTAAGGACGCGAGTCACATGCATGCGTACCAGGACATCAAAAccaaggaggagcaggagctgcAAGACATCCAGTCCCGCTCCAAGGAATGCCTCAATTCCTACTCATAA